One part of the Vanessa cardui chromosome 2, ilVanCard2.1, whole genome shotgun sequence genome encodes these proteins:
- the LOC124537776 gene encoding protein crumbs isoform X1, whose amino-acid sequence MKVDRSAWRRRAVLNFTGCFPLLLITASGILATGPLGPSERPEAYFNGSSYIRLATPFSLKQLVGLSFRTCVGGELFSQRYEGYTLHVTALYEQVVVSWARPGQSHREVGLVKETLDNRWHWVALRYRPNPPSLLLEVDKDTQVISNVTWNPELLTPGALEAREAVVLVGNLFSGCVHEGPQLEFHAAHVLQSTVRFGSCPLTTDDCIDRKDVLRIPPKDHCYNEPCLRHGTCISRHDRYECHCTARYTGNNCEVDAGDPCASAPCRNSAHCVEDARGDYACLCPPHYHGTYCELEESLDPQCVAGPCRNNGSCSVPPGADEYVCDCPSGYTGRNCEIDIDECSSVGADACLNGGRCVDDVDNYTCDCAGTGYSGARCELNVNECEEERGVCGHGACYDTYGGFVCACLPGYTGERCHQMSACASGPCGVGGACVEENGGAGFRCVCARGLAPPLCEPAPAPAAPAACAELQCPPRSHCRAGMPAMVAGVMVSKQVLCVCDLGYYGAPGPAPNCSALEAACDAGVCLNGATCTRGADHFNCSCAPGYKGVYCELGPAGKALSERCAAAPCVHATACRDLATGFRCECEAGWSGARCDVAAAGADGAAPDGAPCGRGCLNGGTCRADGCECRPGHGGASCELALDCRAAPCPPRQECVEQGGAWRCAAGAADSACASSPCHNGTCLALDSGLFRCQCPPGHNGRFCELDIDECTLMPKICNNGVCVNLPGSYQCYCKPGYTGDSCEQDIDECLSSPCKNGGTCQNLENNYECTCVEGYEGKDCSININECATNPCASGSTCVDGIASYKCVCQDGLTGPHCEIDIDDCESSPCEHGGRCVDGLNGYTCECSGTGYSGDDCELNIDECAPRPCRNGGTCVDDVNDYHCSCYPGFTGKNCETDVDECESSPCKHSGVCLQRSDRSLYRSRDAPPPALPAPLPDVFYQPFSLDAASGYECVCVAGTTGPRCEINIDECASSPCKHGKCVDAVGGYSCDCAAGYEGQHCELEINECLRYTPCQHGRCYDGRASYYCSCEAGWGGQNCSVVLTGCRDSPCRHHGTCLPWLVRETEHRFNCSCTPGHYGTTCEKITTMSLEKSSYAEVNTSREEGYDISFRFKTTLGNGLLAMGRGLTYFFLELSNGHLNLHSSLLNKWEGVFIGSNLNDSNWQKVFVTINSSHLVLAANEEQTIYPISQNEAFNASVTSFPSTRLGTAGSSYATLTHGPNFFVGCFQDVVVNGQWVLPEDSNSSLADSQTERGPADEAEGADEADASGEAADEADKGSARAVLHRVLASCPRTPQCAPNPCLSGGACEDHWTSFRCTCPRPHLGDTCQYNYTAATFGQEAARARSVVTVQVSDAARRAVHAALDISMFIRTRKPSGQIFYLGSLPRYAGPRGRTRADRDAPLTTASSRRYGQTEETLVGASLKGGELLVHLRFNQTPEDYTVGGTRLDNGHLHLIEVVRNSTLVQVKLNGTEYFRKSISAAKQLDAQVLYLGGPPPPPQPPSPPPITEGVSPSPTAAPAPALPEPDDADYFKGVIQDVQVSNGVNVTVVEFFPLQAAGLRVPEPFGEVSLDPAGVLRGVVSDDACASRPCLHNASCALTWNDYTCTCPRGYKGKQCAEVEFCQLQGCPLNSHCRNLDRGYECVSNATFDGVNTTLSYRLREPRAALAAEPLRLEPPSSLTITYRSKVGGTLFRAEGADSGSVFSVGLYKGQVGVQWRLGGLPAQRRMRARRPHHAWVTLRLVLADGRVTGSFVDADGHEEVGLSDTIDVAAWQRLVTEGLITLGGVRAGTPPATVRPTASTTTVMENTTDPSVFEYSEGDEFIDDNLAGEYFKGCLGAVHVGALLLPFFTEEQLFVGSAAALLAAQPHYALLSGSPWGASSGVGCVLCVEAQCVRGACADVRNSYACACPPGYTGDYCQIDIDECENNQCQNGATCRDDVAKYTCECAEGFDGEFCEHDIDECESAPCANGGTCVDLAGGYRCECGAEWRGPRCQLPRTRTCAHRPCAPPPRALCRDVPDAVNGNNYTCECAEGFQGVHCELAFCEVEPCLHGRCDVDAVPPQCECEAGWSGRACGAERDECAGAAACLHGGRCVPRRRPPVCDCPPEWRGARCEEDVDECAERRVSCGPGRCRNLPGGYTCECAEGYCGDECALLDLCFATGAAEASEAGEAREAGSAHGPCLHGRCEQACAAQVDYVCHCEDGWAGKNCSQAAVAGEASASGGQATRVALGVGGALAALLLGGAALAALAAQARRKRATRGTYSPSGQEYCNPRAEMITHALKPPPEERLI is encoded by the exons GTTGCTTCCCGCTCCTGTTGATTACAGCGTCAGGTATACTCGCGACGGGTCCACTTGGCCCGTCCGAGAGACCAGAGGCCTACTTCAACGGCTCCTCCTACATACGCCTCGCCACACCCTTCTCACTGAAGCAGCTCGTTGGACTTAGCTTTCGGACTTGTGTCG GAGGCGAGTTGTTCTCTCAGAGGTACGAGGGCTACACGCTGCACGTGACAGCTCTGTACGAGCAGGTGGTCGTCTCGTGGGCTCGGCCGGGGCAGTCGCACCGAGAGGTGGGTCTCGTCAAGGAGACTCTCGACAACCGCTGGCACTGGGTCGCGCTCCGATACAGGCCCAACCCGCCCTCGCTACTCCTTGAAGTCGATAAGGACACGCAG GTGATATCGAACGTGACGTGGAATCCCGAGCTGCTAACGCCGGGTGCGCTGGAGGCGCGCGAGGCGGTGGTGCTGGTGGGCAACCTGTTCAGCGGCTGCGTGCACGAGGGCCCGCAGCTGGAGTTCCACGCGGCGCACGTCCTGCAGAGCACCGTGCGCTTCGGCAGCTGCCCGCTCACCACAGACGACT GTATAGATAGAAAAGATGTTTTGAGAATACCACCGAAAGATCACTGTTACAACGAACCATGTCTGAGGCACGGCACCTGCATATCGAGACACGACAG ATACGAGTGCCACTGCACGGCGCGCTACACGGGCAACAACTGCGAGGTGGATGCGGGCGACCCGTGCGCGTCGGCGCCGTGCCGCAACAGCGCGCACTGCGTGGAGGACGCGCGCGGGGACTACGCCTGCCTCTGCCCGCCGCACTACCACG GCACCTACTGCGAGCTGGAGGAGTCGCTGGACCCGCAGTGCGTGGCGGGCCCGTGTCGCAACAACGGCAGCTGCAGCGTGCCGCCCGGCGCAGACGAATACGTGTGTGACTGTCCCTCTG GTTACACGGGTCGTAACTGCGAGATCGATATCGACGAGTGCTCGTCTGTGGGCGCCGACGCGTGCCTCAACGGCGGCCGCTGCGTCGACGACGTCGACAACTACACCTGTGACTGCGCCGGCACCG GCTACAGCGGCGCGCGCTGCGAGCTCAACGTGAACGAGTGCGAGGAGGAGCGCGGCGTGTGCGGCCACGGCGCCTGCTACGACACGTACGGCGGCTTCGTGTGCGCCTGCCTGCCCGGCTACACGGGCGAGCGCTGCCACCAG ATGTCGGCGTGCGCGTCGGGCCCGTGCGGCGTGGGCGGCGCGTGCGTGGAGGAGAACGGCGGCGCCGGCTTCCGCTGCGTGTGCGCGCGCGGCCTGGCGCCGCCGCTGTGCgagcccgcgcccgcgcccgccgcgcccgccgcctgCGCCGAGCTGCAGTGCCCGCCGCGCTCGCACTGCCGCGCCG GAATGCCCGCCATGGTGGCCGGCGTGATGGTGTCGAAGCAAGTCCTGTGCGTGTGCGACCTGGGATACTACG GCGCGCCGGGCCCCGCCCCCAACTGCAGCGCGCTGGAGGCGGCGTGCGACGCGGGCGTGTGCCTCAACGGCGCCACGTGCACGCGCGGCGCCGACCACTTCAACTGCAGCTGCGCGCCCGGATACAAGG GCGTGTACTGCGAGCTGGGCCCTGCCGGCAAGGCGCTGTCGGAGCGCTGCGCCGCCGCGCCCTGCGTGCACGCCACCGCCTGCCGCGACCTC GCCACCGGGTTCCGCTGCGAGTGCGAGGCGGGCTGGAGCGGCGCGCGCTGCGACgtggcggcggcgggcgcggacGGCGCGGCGCCCGACGGCGCGCCGTGCGGCCGCGGCTGCCTCAACGGCGGCACGTGCCGCGCCGACGGCTGCGAGTGCCGGCCCGGCCACGGCGGCGCCTCCTGCGAGCTGGCGCTCGACTGCCGCGCCGCGCCCTGCCCGCCCAGGCAG GAGTGCGTGGAGCAGGGCGGCGCGTGGCGctgcgcggcgggcgcggcggacTCGGCGTGCGCGTCGTCGCCGTGCCACAACGGCACGTGCCTGGCGCTCGACAGCGGCCTGTTCCGCTGCCAGTGCCCGCCCGGACACAACG gaAGATTCTGCGAGCTGGATATCGATGAATGTACTCTGATGCCGAAAATATGTAACAATGGAGTTTGTGTCAATCTCCCTGGCTCTTACCAGTGCTATTGCAAGCCAG GTTATACCGGCGACAGTTGCGAGCAGGATATCGATGAATGTTTGTCTTCGCCATGTAAGAACGGCGGTACATGTCAGAATTTGGAAAACAACTACGAGTGCACCTGCGTGGAGGGATACGAAG GCAAGGATTGCTCCATCAACATCAACGAGTGCGCGACCAACCCGTGCGCGTCGGGCTCCACGTGCGTCGACGGCATCGCCAGCTACAAGTGCGTGTGCCAGGACGGGCTCACGGGCCCGCACTGCGAGATCGACATCGACGACTGCGAG TCGAGTCCGTGCGAGCACGGCGGGCGCTGCGTGGACGGGCTGAACGGCTACACGTGCGAGTGCAGCGGCACGGGCTACTCGGGCGACGACTGCGAGCTCAACATCGACGAGTGCGCGCCGCGGCCCTGTCGCAACGGCGGCACCTGCGTCGACGACGTCAACGACTACCACTGCTCCTGCTACCCCGGCTTCACGG GCAAGAACTGCGAGACCGACGTGGACGAGTGCGAGAGCTCGCCGTGCAAGCACTCCGGCGTGTGCCTGCAGCGCAGCGACCGCAGTCTGTACCGGTCGCGCgacgcgccgccgcccgcgctgcCCGCGCCGCTGCCCGACGTGTTCTACCAGCCCTTCTCGCTCGACGCCGCCAGCGG CTACGAGTGCGTGTGCGTGGCGGGCACGACGGGGCCGCGCTGCGAGATCAACATCGACGAGTGCGCCTCCTCGCCCTGCAAGCACGGCAAGTGCGTGGACGCCGTGGGCGGCTACAGCTGCGACTGCGCCGCCGGCTACGAGGGCCAGCACTGCGAGCTGGAGATCAACGAGTGTCTCCG GTACACGCCGTGCCAGCACGGGCGCTGCTACGACGGGCGCGCCTCGTACTACTGCTCGTGCGAGGCGGGCTGGGGCGGCCAGAACTGCTCCGTGGTGCTGACGGGCTGCCGCGACTCCCCGTGCCGGCACCACGGCACGTGCCTGCCCTGGCTCGTGCGTGAGACCGAGCACCGGTTCAACTGCTCCTGCACTCCGGGACACTACGGCACCACCTGCGAGAAG ATAACCACGATGTCTCTGGAGAAGAGCAGCTACGCGGAGGTGAACACGTCTCGCGAGGAAGGCTACGACATCTCGTTCCGCTTCAAGACCACGCTGGGCAACGGCCTGCTCGCCATGGGCCGGGGTCTCACGTACTTCTTCTTGGAGCTGTCCAACGGTCATCTCAACCTGCACTCGTCGCTACTGAACAAGTGGGAGGGAGTCTTCATCGGTTCCAATCTCAATGATAGTAACTGGCAGAAG GTTTTTGTAACGATTAACTCGTCACACCTCGTGCTGGCGGCTAACGAGGAGCAGACTATCTACCCGATCAGCCAGAACGAGGCGTTTAACGCGTCCGTCACGTCGTTCCCCTCCACGCGCCTCGGCACGGCGGGCTCCTCCTACGCGACGCTCACGCACGGACCCAACTTCTTCGTGGGCTGCTTCCAGGACGTCGTCGTTAACGGACAGTGG GTGCTGCCCGAGGACTCGAACTCGAGCCTGGCCGACAGCCAGACGGAGCGCGGCCCGGCCGACGAGGCGGAGGGCGCGGACGAGGCGGACGCGTCGGGCGAGGCGGCGGACGAGGCGGACAAGGGGTCGGCGCGCGCCGTGCTGCACCGCGTGCTGGCCTCGTGCCCGCGCACGCCGCAGTGCGCGCCCAACCCGTGCCTGTCGGGCGGCGCCTGCGAGGACCACTGGACGTCGTTCCGCTGCACGTGCCCGCGCCCGCACCTGGGCGACACCTGCCAGTACA ACTACACGGCGGCCACGTTCGGGCAGgaggcggcgcgggcgcgctcGGTGGTGACGGTGCAGGTGTCGGACGCCGCCCGGCGCGCCGTGCACGCCGCGCTCGACATCTCCATGTTCATCCGCACGCGCAAGCCCTCCGGCCAGATCTTCTACCTCGGCTCGCTGCCCAGGTACGCGGGGCCTCGCGGACGCACCCGAGCCGACCGAGACGCGCCTCTCACCACGGCCTCCTCTCGCAGGTACGGTCAGACGGAGGAGACGTTGGTGGGCGCGTCGCTGAAGGGGGGCGAGCTCCTCGTCCACCTGCGATTCAATCAGACGCCCGAGGACTACACCGTCGGCGGGACCAGGCTCGATAATGGACACCTGCATCTCATCGAG GTTGTCCGAAATTCGACTCTGGTCCAAGTGAAACTGAACGGAACGGAATACTTTCGCAAGTCCATTTCCGCGGCCAAGCAGCTCGACGCGCAG gtTTTATACCTTGGTGGCCCGCCTCCCCCTCCACAACCGCCGTCGCCCCCGCCGATCACGGAGGGCGTTTCCCCCTCGCCGACCGCCGCACCGGCTCCCGCTTTGCCGGAGCCCGACGACGCCGACTACTTTAAGGGAGTTATACAGGACGTGCAG GTTTCGAACGGCGTGAACGTGACGGTGGTGGAGTTCTTCCCGCTGCAGGCGGCCGGGCTGCGCGTGCCGGAGCCCTTCGGCGAGGTGTCGCTGGACCCGGCCGGCGTGCTGCGCGGCGTCGTGTCGGACGACGCCTGCGCCTCGCGGCCCTGCCTGCACAACGCCTCGTGCGCCCTCACCTGGAACGACTACACGTGCACGTGCCCCCGCGGCTACAAGGGCAAGCAGTGCGCCGAGGTCGAGTTCTGCCAGCTGCAGGGCTGCCCGCTCAACTCGCACTGCCGCAACCTCGACCGCGG ATACGAGTGCGTGTCCAACGCGACCTTCGACGGAGTCAACACGACGCTGAGCTACCGCCTGCGCGAGCCGCGCGCCGCGCTGGCCGCCGAGCCGCTGCGCCTCGAGCCGCCGAGCTCGCTCACCATCACCTACAG GAGCAAGGTGGGCGGGACGCTGTTCCGCGCGGAGGGCGCCGACTCCGGCAGCGTGTTCAGCGTGGGGCTGTACAAGGGGCAGGTGGGCGTGCAGTGGCGGCTGGGCGGGCTGCCGGCGCAGCGCCGcatgcgcgcgcgccgcccgcacCACGCCTGGGTCACGCTGCGCCTCGTGCTGGCCGACGGCCGCGTCACGG GATCGTTCGTGGACGCTGACGGTCACGAGGAGGTGGGGTTGTCGGACACCATCGACGTCGCTGCGTGGCAGCGGTTGGTCACCGAGGGACTCATTACGCTGGGTGGTGTCCGCGCCGGCACCCCCCCGGCCACCGTGCGTCCCACCGCCTCCACCACCACTGTC ATGGAGAACACCACGGATCCCAGCGTGTTTGAATATTCCGAAGGAGACGAGTTCATAGACGACAATTTGGCCGGAGAATATTTCAAG GGCTGCCTGGGCGCCGTGCACGTGGGCGCGCTGCTGCTGCCCTTCTTCACGGAGGAGCAGCTGTTCGTGGGCTCGGCTGCCGCGCTGCTGGCCGCGCAGCCGCACTACGCGCTGCT TTCGGGTTCACCGTGGGGTGCGTCGAGCGGCGTGGGCTGCGTGCTGTGTGTGGAGGCGCAGTGCGTGCGCGGCGCGTGCGCGGACGTGCGCAACTCGTACGCGTGCGCGTGCCCGCCCGGCTACACCGGCGACTACTGCCAGATCGACATCGACGAGTGCGAAAACAATCAGTGCCAGAACGGCGCCACCTGCAGGGACGACGTCGCCAAGTACACCTGCGAATGCGCCGAGGGCTTCGACGGGGAATT CTGCGAGCACGACATCGACGAGTGCGAGTCGGCCCCGTGCGCCAACGGCGGCACGTGCGTGGACCTGGCGGGCGGCTACCGCTGCGAGTGCGGCGCCGAGTGGCGCGGGCCGCGCTGCCAGCTGCCGCGCACGCGTACGTGCGCGCACCGGCCctgcgcgccgccgccgcgcgcgctgTGCCGCGACGTGCCCG ACGCGGTCAACGGCAACAACTACACGTGCGAGTGTGCTGAGGGCTTCCAGGGTGTCCACTGCGAGCTCGCCTTCTGCGAGGTGGAGCCCTGCTTGCACGGGCGCTGCGACGTCGACGCCGTC CCGCCGCAGTGCGAGTGCGAGGCGGGCTGGAGCGGGCGCGCGTGCGGCGCCGAGCGCGACGagtgcgcgggcgcggcggcgtgCCTGCACGGCGGGCGCTGCgtgccgcgccgccgcccgcccgTGTGCGACTGCCCGCCCG AGTGGCGCGGCGCGCGCTGCGAGGAGGACGTGGACGAGTGCGCCGAGCGCCGCGTGAGCTGCGGGCCCGGCCGCTGCCGCAACCTGCCCGGCGGCTACAC GTGCGAGTGCGCCGAGGGCTACTGCGGCGACGAGTGCGCGCTGCTCGACCTCTGCTTCGCGACCGGCGCGGCCGAGGCGAGCGAGGCGGGCGAGGCGCGCGAGGCGGGCTCGGCGCACGGGCCCTGCCTGCATGGCCGCTGCGAGCAGGCGTGCGCCGCGCAGGTGGACTACGTGTGCCACTGCGAGGACGGCTGGGCCGGCAAGAACTGCTCGCAGGCGGCCGTGGCGGGCGAGGCGAGCGCGAGCGGCGGGCAGGCCACGCGCGTGGCGCTGGGCGTGGGCGGCGCGCTGGCGGCGCTGCTGCTGGGCGGCGCGGCGCTGGCGGCGCTGGCGGCGCAGGCGCGGCGCAAGCGCGCCACGCGCGGCACGTACTCGCCGTCGGGGCAGGAGTACTGCAACCCGCGCGCCGAGATGATCACGCACGCGCTCAAGCCGCCGCCGGAGGAGAGGCTCATCTAG